The uncultured Methanoregula sp. genomic sequence TGCCAGTTCGTCCATAATCGGTGCAATCCTGCGGCAGGGACCGCACCATTCCGCCCAGAAATCCACAACCACACAGGGGTGGGTGGAGATGAACTCCTGGAAATGTATCTCATCGACGTTCTCCACGATCCCCTTCACCTTCTCATGCTTCATCTTCTCTTCCAGCTCCCTTTTGCGCTTCTCCCGGATCCGGGAAAGCTCATCATCCATAATTCTCATTATTCCGTCGCTGCTAATTTAATCTAGCGGACTGGCACGTTTGTACCCTGAACGAAAAGTGAGTAAAGTATATCAACGCACCCTGACAATAGTATAACCCTGATTATAGGAAGCGAGGTAGGGTAGTCAGGA encodes the following:
- the trxA gene encoding thioredoxin, coding for MDDELSRIREKRKRELEEKMKHEKVKGIVENVDEIHFQEFISTHPCVVVDFWAEWCGPCRRIAPIMDELATEFYGKVTFAKCNTDDNRRLAMQFNIDAIPAMMIFSRGQLVDRIIGAYPKEAIREKITRKFGLD